One region of Aurantimonas sp. HBX-1 genomic DNA includes:
- a CDS encoding MFS transporter, with protein sequence MNTAPALSLKPRTYLGVLAVLGVAHFLNDLMQSLIPAIYPIIQRSYELDFAQIGLITLTFQIAGSLLQPLVGVYTDRRPAPYSPVIGMVFTLSGLLALAFAGSYAAILVAVALIGIGSSIFHPEATRMARYAAGGRQGLAQGMFQVGGQAGGALGPVCAALIIVPLGQPSLAWFTAAALAAMLLLGWIGRQQAAISRHFAAVRAELAGHQASLPRHATSTIAVGLVVLTLLMFSKNAYGESFRSFYTFYLIERFGLTIPASQMMLFLFLMASAAGALIGGIIGDRIGRHRIIWISVLGPLPLTLILPYADLFWTGVLTVMINLVMASAFASILIYAMELLPNRIGLIGGLFYGLNFGLGGIAAAILGGMADSYGIEAVYRFCSFLPLAGLLAWFLPRIEHDRPGAAAPG encoded by the coding sequence ATGAACACAGCCCCTGCTTTGTCGCTGAAGCCCCGCACCTATCTGGGGGTCCTCGCGGTCCTCGGGGTGGCGCATTTCCTCAACGACCTGATGCAGTCGCTGATCCCGGCGATCTATCCGATCATCCAGCGCAGCTACGAACTCGACTTCGCGCAGATCGGGCTGATCACCCTCACCTTCCAGATTGCCGGCTCGCTGCTGCAGCCGCTGGTCGGCGTCTACACCGACCGGCGCCCGGCGCCCTATTCGCCGGTCATCGGCATGGTGTTCACCCTGTCCGGCCTCCTCGCCCTCGCGTTCGCGGGAAGCTACGCGGCGATCCTCGTCGCGGTGGCGCTGATCGGCATCGGCTCGTCGATCTTCCACCCCGAGGCGACCCGCATGGCGCGCTATGCGGCGGGCGGCCGGCAGGGGCTGGCGCAGGGCATGTTCCAGGTCGGCGGCCAGGCCGGCGGCGCGCTCGGCCCGGTGTGCGCGGCGCTGATCATCGTACCGCTGGGGCAGCCGAGCCTTGCCTGGTTCACCGCCGCGGCGCTGGCGGCGATGCTGCTGCTTGGCTGGATCGGCCGGCAGCAGGCGGCGATCAGCCGGCATTTCGCGGCGGTGCGGGCGGAGCTTGCCGGGCACCAGGCGAGCCTGCCGCGCCACGCGACCTCGACGATCGCCGTCGGGCTGGTCGTCCTGACGCTGCTGATGTTCTCCAAGAACGCCTATGGCGAGAGCTTCCGCTCGTTCTACACCTTCTACCTGATCGAGCGCTTCGGGCTGACGATCCCGGCCTCGCAGATGATGCTGTTCCTGTTCCTGATGGCCTCGGCCGCCGGGGCGCTGATCGGCGGCATTATCGGCGACCGGATCGGCCGCCACCGCATCATCTGGATCTCGGTGCTCGGGCCGCTGCCGCTGACGCTGATACTGCCCTATGCCGACCTGTTCTGGACCGGCGTCCTGACGGTGATGATCAACCTCGTCATGGCGAGCGCCTTCGCCTCGATCCTGATCTACGCGATGGAGTTGCTGCCGAACCGCATCGGCCTCATCGGCGGGCTGTTCTACGGGCTGAATTTCGGCCTCGGCGGCATCGCCGCGGCGATCCTCGGCGGCATGGCCGACAGCTACGGCATCGAAGCGGTCTACCGCTTCTGCTCGTTCCTGCCGCTGGCGGGGCTGCTCGCCTGGTTCCTGCCGCGGATCGAGCACGACCGCCCGGGCGCCGCGGCGCCGGGCTGA
- a CDS encoding DUF1801 domain-containing protein: MHDETSPKLLSSGNPQIPKGEGDGPIQAWIAAVPGWKRDLGRRLDAIVEEVFPAVRKAVKWNTPLYGKEDGWFFAMYCYRNHLQLTFMQGASLDPVPPVASKVAGTRYVKIREGDGLDEAQIADWLRQAVQLPGVRM, encoded by the coding sequence ATGCACGACGAGACCTCGCCGAAACTCCTGTCCAGCGGCAACCCGCAGATCCCCAAGGGCGAGGGCGACGGCCCGATCCAGGCCTGGATCGCCGCCGTGCCGGGCTGGAAGCGCGACCTCGGGCGGCGCCTCGACGCGATCGTGGAAGAGGTGTTTCCGGCCGTCCGCAAGGCGGTGAAGTGGAACACGCCGCTCTACGGCAAGGAGGACGGCTGGTTCTTCGCCATGTACTGCTACAGGAACCACCTCCAGCTGACCTTCATGCAGGGCGCCTCGCTCGATCCCGTGCCGCCGGTCGCCTCGAAGGTCGCCGGCACCCGCTATGTGAAGATCCGCGAGGGCGACGGACTGGACGAGGCGCAGATCGCCGACTGGCTGCGCCAGGCTGTCCAGTTGCCGGGCGTCAGGATGTAG
- a CDS encoding helix-turn-helix transcriptional regulator, translating into MTGSDDELIDRIYETAIVRELWPGVLNEIAEQVGSVGGALFDVQPGGMRWVGSDVMSGLLGDFAALGKPELNIRTPFGLKTTHAGFITEHDFLTDEQLDSHPFYTEFLRPRGFGWCAGTAIKTPTGDRLVYTFERRYRDGPFDREKVRKLDLLRPHLARAAVLSGRLALERARAAAEMLKILGLPGAVLSHSHRISAANSLLEDLVPDVVRDGSRRMAFADPEADALLAAAIEHRDRRTVRSIPIAADRDRPPMIAHLVPILLAARDVFSAASDVLVITPVAHPEAPAADIIQGLFDLTPAESRVARGIAMGETIQALAARSGLSPATVRTQLKSVFLKTGLSRQADLVGLLAGLYVPGPREELPD; encoded by the coding sequence ATGACGGGTTCCGACGACGAACTCATCGACCGCATCTACGAAACGGCGATCGTCAGGGAACTCTGGCCGGGCGTTCTGAACGAGATTGCCGAGCAGGTGGGCAGTGTCGGCGGCGCGCTTTTCGACGTCCAGCCGGGCGGCATGCGCTGGGTCGGCTCCGACGTCATGTCAGGCCTCCTGGGTGATTTCGCCGCATTGGGAAAGCCGGAGCTGAACATTCGGACCCCGTTCGGACTGAAAACCACCCACGCCGGCTTCATTACCGAGCATGACTTCCTGACCGACGAGCAACTCGACTCCCATCCGTTCTACACGGAATTTCTGCGTCCCCGCGGCTTTGGCTGGTGCGCCGGGACTGCCATCAAGACGCCGACGGGAGACAGGCTGGTCTACACTTTCGAGCGGCGCTATCGCGACGGGCCTTTCGATCGGGAGAAGGTCCGCAAGCTCGACCTGCTTCGTCCCCATCTTGCACGCGCGGCGGTCCTTTCCGGGCGGCTGGCACTGGAGCGGGCGCGAGCGGCCGCGGAGATGCTCAAGATCCTCGGCTTGCCCGGAGCCGTCCTGTCGCATTCGCACCGGATCAGCGCGGCAAACTCGCTGCTCGAGGACCTCGTGCCGGACGTCGTCCGCGATGGAAGCCGGCGGATGGCCTTCGCCGACCCGGAAGCCGACGCGTTGCTGGCGGCGGCGATCGAGCACCGCGATCGCCGGACCGTCCGATCGATCCCGATCGCGGCCGATAGGGACAGGCCGCCGATGATTGCGCATCTGGTTCCCATCCTGCTGGCCGCCCGGGATGTCTTCTCTGCCGCTTCCGATGTGCTGGTGATCACCCCGGTCGCCCATCCGGAAGCGCCCGCTGCCGACATCATCCAGGGCCTGTTCGATCTGACCCCTGCCGAATCCCGCGTGGCGCGTGGCATCGCGATGGGTGAGACCATCCAGGCGCTGGCCGCCCGGTCCGGTCTGTCTCCCGCGACCGTGCGCACGCAGCTGAAATCGGTCTTCCTCAAGACCGGCCTCTCCCGGCAGGCCGACCTCGTCGGTCTTCTCGCCGGGCTTTATGTGCCCGGACCTCGGGAAGAGCTGCCCGACTAG
- a CDS encoding LysE family translocator: MPSIEILAAFLATTAVFAVIPGPAMLYAAARTMAGGRRAGLMAVLGLHLGCYVHIAAAAGGLSVLFHAVPTLYLAVKLAGALYLVWLGVQMFRQGPAAEAGVVPSAPRSGRRAFAESMTVEILNPKTAIFFLAFLPQFVDAAAAFPIWLQLALLGVAVNVVFSLTDIVCVALAGLVIARLKRSGRAQRLVRRAGGAVLVGLGAHLALQRS, from the coding sequence ATGCCGAGCATCGAGATCCTGGCGGCCTTCCTGGCGACGACGGCGGTGTTCGCGGTCATCCCGGGACCGGCCATGCTCTACGCCGCCGCCCGCACCATGGCCGGCGGGCGCCGGGCGGGCCTGATGGCGGTGCTCGGCCTGCATCTCGGCTGCTACGTCCACATCGCCGCCGCCGCCGGCGGGCTGTCGGTGCTGTTCCACGCGGTCCCGACGCTGTATCTCGCGGTCAAGCTGGCGGGCGCCCTCTATCTGGTGTGGCTCGGCGTGCAGATGTTCCGGCAGGGCCCAGCGGCGGAGGCCGGCGTCGTGCCGTCCGCCCCGCGCTCGGGACGGCGCGCCTTCGCCGAGAGCATGACGGTCGAGATCCTCAACCCGAAGACGGCGATCTTCTTCCTCGCCTTCCTGCCGCAGTTCGTCGACGCGGCGGCAGCCTTCCCGATCTGGCTGCAGCTGGCGCTGCTCGGCGTCGCGGTGAATGTCGTGTTCTCGCTGACCGACATCGTCTGCGTGGCGCTGGCCGGGCTGGTGATCGCGCGGCTGAAGCGCTCCGGCCGCGCCCAGCGCCTGGTCCGCCGCGCCGGCGGCGCGGTGCTGGTCGGCCTCGGCGCGCATCTGGCGCTGCAGCGCAGCTGA
- a CDS encoding SDR family oxidoreductase, with amino-acid sequence MAKTALVVGASGIIGSATAALLVEEGWTVHGLARRPVDQPGVAPVVADLQDAAGTAAALAGIDPDAVFLTTWLRQDSEAENIRVNSAMVKNLLDGLRPTDKARHVALVTGLKHYLGPFEAYGKGALPQTPFREEQGRLDVANFYYAQEDEVFAAAARDGFTWSVHRPHTVIGKAVGNAMNMGTTLAVYATLCRETGRPFRFPGSAAQWEGLTDMTSASQLARHLLWAATTPAAANEDFNVVNGDVFRWKWMWGRIAAWFGLEPAPFDGTILPLAEQMQGDDQIWREIAARENLAEPDLSRLASPWHTDADLGRPIEVVTDMSKSRRMGFTGYQPTDDAFFDLFARLQADRLIP; translated from the coding sequence ATGGCCAAGACGGCTCTCGTAGTGGGTGCAAGCGGCATCATCGGCAGTGCGACGGCGGCGCTTCTGGTCGAGGAAGGCTGGACCGTGCATGGCCTGGCGCGGCGCCCCGTCGACCAGCCTGGCGTCGCGCCGGTCGTCGCCGACCTGCAGGACGCGGCGGGCACCGCGGCCGCCCTGGCGGGGATCGATCCCGACGCGGTGTTCCTGACGACGTGGCTGCGCCAGGACAGCGAGGCGGAGAACATACGCGTCAATTCGGCGATGGTGAAGAACCTGCTCGACGGGCTGCGCCCGACCGACAAGGCCCGCCACGTCGCGCTGGTCACCGGGCTGAAGCATTATCTCGGCCCCTTCGAGGCCTATGGAAAAGGTGCGCTGCCGCAGACGCCGTTCCGCGAGGAGCAGGGCCGGCTCGACGTCGCTAATTTCTATTACGCGCAGGAGGACGAGGTCTTCGCCGCGGCGGCGCGCGACGGCTTCACCTGGAGCGTCCACCGCCCGCACACCGTCATCGGCAAGGCCGTCGGCAACGCCATGAACATGGGCACGACGCTGGCGGTCTACGCGACGCTCTGCCGCGAGACCGGCCGGCCGTTCCGCTTCCCGGGATCGGCGGCGCAGTGGGAGGGCCTCACCGACATGACCAGCGCCAGCCAGCTCGCCCGGCACCTGCTCTGGGCGGCGACGACGCCGGCCGCGGCCAACGAGGACTTCAACGTCGTCAATGGCGACGTCTTCCGCTGGAAATGGATGTGGGGGCGGATCGCCGCCTGGTTCGGCCTCGAGCCGGCGCCCTTCGACGGTACGATCCTGCCGCTGGCCGAGCAGATGCAGGGCGACGACCAGATTTGGCGCGAGATCGCCGCGCGCGAAAACCTCGCCGAACCCGATCTGTCGCGCCTCGCCTCGCCCTGGCACACCGATGCCGATCTCGGCCGGCCGATCGAGGTCGTCACCGACATGAGCAAGAGCCGGCGGATGGGCTTCACCGGCTACCAGCCGACCGACGACGCGTTCTTCGACCTGTTCGCGCGGCTGCAGGCGGACCGGCTGATTCCGTAG
- a CDS encoding helix-turn-helix domain-containing protein has translation MQPGSPEGDWREDCAPRRVLELFSTKWTSMVLHTLHARHAGRARTGVLQRSLPGISKKMLTQTLREMETSGLITRHVESTLPPAVEYRLTELGHRFVELVELLYGWGRRNADALDQLGSRATARRT, from the coding sequence ATGCAGCCTGGATCACCCGAGGGCGACTGGCGCGAGGACTGCGCGCCGCGCCGCGTCCTCGAGCTCTTCTCCACCAAGTGGACCAGCATGGTGCTGCACACGCTGCATGCCCGCCACGCCGGCCGCGCCCGCACCGGCGTCTTACAGCGCAGCCTGCCCGGCATCTCCAAGAAGATGCTGACCCAGACGCTGCGCGAGATGGAAACGAGCGGCCTGATCACCCGGCACGTCGAAAGCACCCTGCCACCTGCGGTAGAATACCGCCTGACCGAGCTCGGCCACCGTTTCGTCGAGCTGGTCGAGCTGCTCTACGGCTGGGGCCGCCGGAACGCCGACGCCCTCGACCAGCTCGGCAGCCGCGCCACGGCCCGGCGAACTTAG
- a CDS encoding nuclear transport factor 2 family protein — translation MRDNETIIRELYTFAEGGQMDMEAFVSAFSDDGYMTDIPAGATLRGKAIGDYLETLTAAFPDIHRELFSIYVAGNVVVVELAIRGTHTGALSLSAGTLAATGRTVDVPCCDVFHLENSKVTSFHCYNAASVMQQQLGIAGS, via the coding sequence ATGCGTGACAACGAGACGATCATCCGCGAACTCTATACGTTTGCGGAAGGCGGCCAGATGGACATGGAGGCGTTCGTTTCCGCCTTTTCCGACGACGGCTACATGACCGACATTCCCGCGGGGGCAACGCTTCGCGGGAAGGCCATCGGCGACTATCTCGAAACGCTGACCGCCGCCTTCCCGGACATCCACCGCGAGCTTTTCAGCATCTATGTCGCCGGGAACGTCGTCGTCGTCGAGCTGGCCATCCGCGGGACGCACACGGGCGCGCTGTCGCTTTCTGCCGGGACCCTGGCCGCGACGGGCCGCACGGTCGACGTGCCATGCTGCGACGTCTTCCACCTCGAGAACAGCAAGGTCACGTCGTTCCACTGCTACAACGCCGCATCCGTGATGCAGCAGCAGCTTGGCATTGCCGGCAGCTGA
- a CDS encoding putative quinol monooxygenase: MSVAYVIAFQVRPGQQDRFLALLAGVLDAMRKETTYRGATLHVDPADPLHFLLH; this comes from the coding sequence GTGAGCGTCGCCTACGTCATCGCGTTCCAGGTCCGGCCCGGCCAGCAGGACCGGTTCCTGGCGCTGCTTGCCGGCGTTCTCGACGCGATGCGGAAGGAGACGACCTATCGGGGCGCGACGCTGCACGTCGATCCCGCCGATCCGCTGCATTTCCTGCTGCACTAG
- a CDS encoding helix-turn-helix domain-containing protein: protein MGGKWKPLILYHLQHGPRRFGDLRRLVEGISEKVLIQQLRDLQAAGVLVRHDYQEVPPRVDYTVTPFGMTLVQALMPLCQWGTQNRAAVARRLGADAPEAPVSA from the coding sequence ATGGGCGGGAAGTGGAAGCCCCTGATCCTGTATCACCTTCAGCATGGTCCCCGGCGGTTCGGAGACCTCAGGCGACTGGTCGAAGGGATCAGCGAGAAGGTGCTGATCCAGCAGTTGCGGGATCTGCAGGCGGCGGGCGTGCTGGTTCGGCACGACTACCAGGAAGTGCCGCCGCGGGTGGACTACACGGTGACGCCATTCGGGATGACGCTCGTGCAGGCGCTCATGCCGCTCTGCCAATGGGGCACGCAGAACCGAGCCGCGGTCGCGCGTCGCCTCGGCGCGGACGCGCCCGAGGCACCGGTATCGGCGTAA
- a CDS encoding sensor histidine kinase yields MTTTAESLKPLLWESKNLVRAIQAAGVTLWSWNVDTDALAMDDHAYDLWGIPRGRDVRFEDLSAHIHPADRDRVRAAFNATRAIVGAYEIDFRIMIGDELKWISARGQGDDAGMVRRIMFGIFIDVTGRKQAEEGRELLAGEMSHRVKNLLAIASGLTAITSRSTETTADMARELTLRLTALGRAHDLVRPLPGQTERASALLGDLLTVLLAPYDDLGAFTGRIRVSVPRMSVGDGSTTILALIMHELATNSLKYGALSVDTGTLDVSCSAHDEAVTLVWTESGGPKVTPPTGAGGYGSKLIQRSVAGHLRGAIDYHWAESGLVVTLKVDPARLAE; encoded by the coding sequence ATGACCACCACAGCCGAGAGCCTGAAGCCCCTGCTCTGGGAATCCAAGAACCTGGTGCGCGCCATCCAGGCGGCCGGCGTGACGCTGTGGTCCTGGAACGTCGACACCGACGCGCTCGCCATGGACGACCATGCCTACGATCTGTGGGGCATTCCGCGCGGCAGGGACGTCCGCTTCGAGGACCTGTCGGCGCATATCCACCCGGCCGACCGCGACCGGGTGCGGGCCGCCTTCAACGCCACGCGGGCGATCGTCGGCGCCTACGAGATCGATTTCCGCATCATGATCGGCGACGAGCTGAAATGGATCTCGGCGCGCGGCCAGGGCGACGATGCCGGCATGGTCCGCCGCATCATGTTCGGCATCTTCATCGACGTCACCGGCCGCAAGCAGGCCGAGGAGGGGCGCGAGTTGCTCGCCGGCGAGATGAGCCACCGGGTGAAGAACCTGCTCGCCATCGCCTCCGGCCTCACCGCCATCACCTCGCGCTCCACCGAGACGACGGCCGACATGGCCCGCGAGCTGACGCTGCGGCTCACCGCGCTCGGCCGGGCGCACGACCTGGTCAGGCCGCTGCCGGGGCAGACTGAGCGCGCCTCGGCGCTGCTAGGCGACCTGCTCACCGTGCTGCTCGCGCCCTATGACGATCTCGGCGCCTTCACCGGGCGGATCCGGGTCTCGGTGCCGCGCATGAGCGTCGGCGACGGGTCGACGACGATCCTCGCGCTGATCATGCACGAGCTGGCGACCAACTCGCTGAAATACGGCGCGCTATCCGTCGACACCGGCACGCTCGACGTCTCCTGCTCGGCGCATGACGAGGCGGTCACCCTGGTCTGGACCGAGAGCGGCGGGCCGAAGGTCACGCCGCCGACCGGCGCCGGCGGCTACGGCAGCAAGCTCATCCAGCGCAGCGTCGCCGGCCATCTGCGCGGCGCGATCGACTACCACTGGGCCGAAAGCGGCCTCGTCGTGACGCTGAAGGTCGATCCCGCCCGCCTCGCCGAATAG
- a CDS encoding SDR family NAD(P)-dependent oxidoreductase — protein MGRLDGKVAVITGANSGIGLASARRFAEEGARVFMTGRRQAELDKAVAKVGRGARGVQGDVANLSDLDRLYDTVRQEAGRIDVLFANAGGGEFAALSEVTEAHFDRLFATNVRGTLFTVQKALPLLRDGASVILTGSITGNKGSASFSVYSASKAATRNFARSWILELAPRRIRVNVLVPGATSTPGVHGLFPSEEADRAFVALMETQIPLGRMGNPEETAAAALFLASDDSSFVNGSELFADGGQAQI, from the coding sequence ATGGGCAGACTCGACGGGAAGGTGGCAGTCATCACCGGCGCGAACAGCGGCATCGGCCTCGCGAGCGCCAGGCGCTTCGCCGAAGAGGGTGCGCGCGTATTCATGACCGGTCGCCGGCAGGCCGAACTGGACAAAGCGGTGGCAAAGGTCGGGCGTGGCGCACGCGGTGTCCAGGGCGACGTCGCGAACCTGTCGGACCTCGACCGGCTCTACGACACCGTGCGCCAGGAAGCGGGCCGGATCGACGTGCTGTTCGCCAATGCGGGTGGCGGCGAGTTCGCAGCGCTTTCCGAGGTGACCGAAGCGCATTTCGACCGGCTCTTCGCGACCAACGTCAGGGGGACCCTGTTCACGGTGCAGAAGGCGCTGCCGCTCCTGCGCGATGGCGCCTCGGTGATCCTCACCGGATCGATCACCGGCAACAAGGGCAGCGCATCGTTCAGCGTGTACAGCGCCAGCAAGGCGGCCACCCGCAACTTCGCCCGGAGCTGGATCCTGGAGCTGGCGCCGCGCCGCATCCGCGTCAACGTGCTGGTCCCAGGCGCCACCTCGACACCAGGCGTGCATGGGCTTTTTCCGAGCGAGGAGGCGGACCGGGCGTTCGTCGCCCTGATGGAGACCCAGATTCCCCTTGGCCGGATGGGGAACCCCGAGGAGACCGCCGCCGCGGCGCTGTTCCTGGCTTCCGACGACAGCAGCTTCGTCAACGGCAGCGAACTCTTCGCCGATGGCGGACAGGCGCAGATCTAG
- a CDS encoding helix-turn-helix domain-containing protein — translation MTTPSDTVGDVLRDWRRRRRLSQMQLAGEADVSTRHLSFVESGRAAPSRDMLMRLAEPLALPLRERNRLLLAGGYAPLYPERRLDAPDMTAARAAVEAILAAHEPFPALAVDRHWTLVAANKAVAEFLAGVAAHLLEPPVNVLRLSLSPDGLAPAIVNLAEWRRHLLERLRHDAASSGDRTLIDLHDELRALPAPASSRPPPRAAGIAVPLVLRRGDATLSFLSTTTVFGTATDVTLAELTLEAFLPADQATRDTLAAARP, via the coding sequence ATGACCACCCCCTCCGACACGGTCGGCGACGTGCTGCGCGACTGGCGCCGGCGCCGGCGGCTCAGCCAGATGCAGCTCGCCGGCGAGGCCGACGTCTCGACGCGGCATCTGAGCTTCGTCGAGAGCGGCCGCGCCGCGCCCAGCCGCGACATGCTGATGCGCCTCGCCGAGCCGCTGGCCTTGCCGCTGCGCGAGCGCAACCGGCTGCTGCTCGCCGGCGGCTATGCGCCGCTCTATCCCGAGCGCAGGCTGGATGCGCCGGACATGACGGCGGCGCGGGCGGCGGTCGAGGCGATCCTCGCCGCGCACGAGCCCTTCCCGGCGCTCGCGGTCGACCGGCACTGGACGCTGGTCGCCGCCAACAAGGCGGTGGCCGAATTTTTGGCCGGCGTCGCCGCGCATTTGCTGGAGCCGCCGGTCAACGTGCTGCGCCTCAGCCTTTCCCCGGACGGGCTCGCGCCGGCGATCGTCAACCTTGCCGAATGGCGCCGGCATCTGCTGGAGCGGCTGCGCCACGACGCCGCCTCCTCCGGCGACCGGACGCTGATCGACCTCCATGACGAGTTGCGCGCCCTGCCGGCTCCGGCATCGAGCCGGCCGCCGCCCCGCGCCGCGGGGATCGCCGTGCCGCTGGTGCTGCGCCGCGGCGACGCCACCCTGTCGTTCCTGTCGACGACCACGGTGTTCGGCACCGCCACCGACGTGACGCTGGCCGAGCTGACGCTGGAAGCCTTCCTGCCGGCCGACCAGGCGACGCGCGACACGCTGGCTGCGGCACGGCCCTGA
- a CDS encoding nuclear transport factor 2 family protein has translation MPTPQDIATNYLAVWNTPDDAERRRRLEDWAPDAVYRDPLMSGTGRDAIAAMIAGARAQFPGHEFRPRGTPDGHGPFARFSWSLAPQGGTPVAGGTDVVRLDGEGRIAEVIGFLDGGCA, from the coding sequence ATGCCGACACCGCAGGACATCGCCACCAACTATCTCGCCGTATGGAACACGCCCGACGACGCCGAGCGCCGCCGGCGCCTGGAGGACTGGGCGCCCGACGCCGTCTATCGCGATCCGCTGATGAGCGGCACCGGGCGCGACGCCATCGCCGCGATGATCGCCGGGGCCCGGGCGCAGTTTCCGGGCCACGAGTTCCGGCCGCGCGGCACGCCCGACGGGCACGGGCCGTTCGCCCGCTTCTCGTGGTCGCTGGCGCCGCAGGGCGGCACGCCCGTCGCCGGCGGCACCGACGTCGTGCGGCTCGACGGGGAGGGCAGGATCGCCGAGGTCATCGGCTTCCTCGACGGGGGCTGCGCGTGA
- a CDS encoding GFA family protein translates to MTQLTGGCLCGDVRITATGAPHWVGLCHCLDCRKLSGSVFQALAIFPEAAVAVSGETREFAGRSFCPRCGSSVFGRSEDEIEVSLGTLDEPNQLTPTYELWTIRREAWLPPVPGARQYERDRTSGSRDED, encoded by the coding sequence ATGACCCAACTCACCGGCGGCTGCCTTTGTGGCGACGTCCGCATCACCGCCACCGGCGCGCCCCATTGGGTCGGGCTTTGCCATTGCCTCGACTGCCGCAAGCTGAGCGGATCAGTGTTCCAGGCGCTGGCGATCTTTCCCGAGGCGGCGGTGGCGGTCAGCGGCGAGACGCGCGAGTTCGCCGGGCGCAGCTTCTGCCCGCGCTGCGGTTCGTCGGTGTTCGGGCGCAGCGAGGACGAGATCGAGGTGAGTCTGGGAACGCTGGATGAGCCGAACCAATTGACGCCGACCTACGAGCTCTGGACCATCCGCCGCGAGGCCTGGCTGCCGCCGGTGCCGGGCGCAAGGCAATACGAGCGCGACCGCACCTCCGGCAGCCGCGACGAGGACTGA
- a CDS encoding fatty acid desaturase: MPSIETSGAVPAAKTPAWTRVLAGYRKPDTRRSVFEIAVTVVPFALLWALAALAFVNGHYWGLVLTIPAAGLLVRLFMLQHDCGHGALFARRGANDWTGRVLGVFTLTPYDYWRRTHAVHHATTGNLDQRGIGDIDTLTVGEYRALSRWGRLRYRLYRHPVVMFGIGPAWLFVCQYRLPVGLMRGGIQPWTSTLATNLGIAVIAASLIWAVGLVPFLAVQLPITLMAATLGVWLFYVQHQFEETHWSESEDWNFQHAALHGSSHYDLPAVLRWFTGNIGIHHVHHLSSTVPFYRLPQVLDDHPELRDMGRLTLMESLRCVKLVLWDEKAKRLVSFREAAAA; encoded by the coding sequence TTGCCCTCGATCGAAACTTCCGGGGCAGTTCCTGCCGCCAAGACCCCCGCCTGGACCCGCGTCCTCGCCGGTTACCGCAAGCCCGACACCCGCCGCAGCGTGTTCGAGATCGCCGTGACGGTGGTCCCGTTCGCGCTCCTGTGGGCGCTCGCAGCCCTCGCCTTCGTCAACGGCCACTACTGGGGCCTCGTCCTGACCATCCCGGCCGCCGGCCTGCTGGTGCGGCTGTTCATGTTGCAGCACGATTGCGGCCACGGCGCCCTGTTCGCCCGCCGCGGCGCCAACGACTGGACCGGCCGTGTCCTCGGCGTCTTCACCCTGACCCCCTACGACTACTGGCGCCGCACCCATGCCGTGCACCACGCCACCACCGGCAATCTCGACCAGCGCGGCATCGGCGACATCGACACGCTGACCGTCGGCGAATACCGGGCACTGTCGCGCTGGGGCCGCTTGCGCTACCGGCTGTATCGCCATCCGGTGGTGATGTTCGGCATCGGCCCGGCCTGGCTGTTCGTCTGCCAGTACCGCCTGCCGGTCGGCCTGATGCGCGGCGGAATCCAGCCCTGGACCTCGACGCTGGCGACCAATCTCGGCATCGCCGTCATCGCCGCCTCGCTGATCTGGGCGGTTGGCCTCGTGCCGTTCCTCGCCGTGCAGCTGCCGATCACGCTGATGGCCGCGACGCTCGGCGTCTGGCTGTTCTACGTGCAGCACCAGTTCGAGGAGACCCACTGGTCGGAAAGCGAGGACTGGAACTTCCAGCACGCCGCCCTGCACGGCTCCTCGCATTACGACCTGCCGGCGGTGCTGCGCTGGTTCACCGGCAATATCGGCATCCACCACGTGCATCATCTGTCCAGCACGGTGCCGTTCTACCGGCTGCCGCAGGTCCTCGACGACCATCCGGAACTGCGCGACATGGGGCGCCTGACGCTGATGGAGAGTCTGCGCTGCGTCAAGCTGGTGCTCTGGGACGAGAAGGCCAAGCGGCTGGTCTCCTTCCGGGAAGCCGCCGCCGCCTGA